The proteins below are encoded in one region of Apium graveolens cultivar Ventura chromosome 4, ASM990537v1, whole genome shotgun sequence:
- the LOC141720529 gene encoding uncharacterized protein LOC141720529 isoform X2, with the protein MIHMRGPPSWFYDVIPDFLAHYDRVMTEWKGLGYSRPAFIRPKDIQQPLIERQPPAGDAREVDIHDTAPSSSQQTAPPISQKRPREDETGGPEEDTAVLVPPKRPREEVQSTGDIPATHAPTHVSIPPQVEVQSTGDVPPATAPTPVSIASQVEVQSPADVPPTTAPTPVSIPPQVDYTTPTPFHRSMTFQPIPLKMPITPESLEASSSLVTPYVHLGIGESSVPSELRDMFDMDSIEDLAEDAAKRGGPERRGDMTRPLKNRKVRWLYRHFWSLEVDYI; encoded by the exons ATGATCCACATGCGCGGCCCTCCTAGCTGGTTCTATGATGTCATTCCCGATTTTCTCGCACATTATGATCGGGTAATGACTGAGTGGAAGGGTCTTGGATACAGTAGGCCCGCTTTCATCAGACCGAAAGATATTCAGCAGCCTCTTATTGAGCGTCAGCCTCCTGCTGGAGATGCACGTGAGGTAGACATTCATGATACAGCTCCTAGTAGCTCGCAACAGACAGCGCCCCCTATCTCTCAGAAGCGTCCTCGTGAG GATGAGACTGGTGGTCCTGAGGAGGATACCGCAGTACTTGTCCCCCCTAAACGTCCACGTGAG GAGGTTCAGTCTACTGGTGATATTCCAGCCACCCATGCTCCTACACATGTATCTATTCCCCCTCAG GTTGAGGTTCAGTCTACTGGTGATGTTCCACCCGCCACTGCTCCTACACCTGTATCCATTGCCTCTCAG GTTGAGGTTCAATCTCCTGCTGATGTTCCACCCACCACTGCTCCGACACCTGTATCCATTCCCCCTCAG GTTGATTATACTACTCCAACACCATTCCACAGATCTATGACATTTCAACCTATTCCACTAAAG ATGCCTATTACTCCAGAATCTTTAGAGGCCTCTTCCTCCCTTGTCACTCCATATGTACATTTGGGCATAGGCGAGTCTTCTGTTCCTAGTGAGCTACGGGACATGTTTGAT ATGGACTCAATTGAAGATTTGGCGGAGGATGCGGCGAAACGAGGTGGTCCTGAGCGGCGTGGTGATATGACAAGGCCACTAAAAAATCGGAAAGTGAGGTGGTTGTATCGGCATTTCTGGAGTTTAGAGGTTGATTACATTTGA
- the LOC141720529 gene encoding uncharacterized protein LOC141720529 isoform X1 codes for MIHMRGPPSWFYDVIPDFLAHYDRVMTEWKGLGYSRPAFIRPKDIQQPLIERQPPAGDAREVDIHDTAPSSSQQTAPPISQKRPREDETGGPEEDTAVLVPPKRPREEVQSTGDIPATHAPTHVSIPPQVEVQSTGDVPPATAPTPVSIASQVEVQSPADVPPTTAPTPVSIPPQLQVDYTTPTPFHRSMTFQPIPLKMPITPESLEASSSLVTPYVHLGIGESSVPSELRDMFDMDSIEDLAEDAAKRGGPERRGDMTRPLKNRKVRWLYRHFWSLEVDYI; via the exons ATGATCCACATGCGCGGCCCTCCTAGCTGGTTCTATGATGTCATTCCCGATTTTCTCGCACATTATGATCGGGTAATGACTGAGTGGAAGGGTCTTGGATACAGTAGGCCCGCTTTCATCAGACCGAAAGATATTCAGCAGCCTCTTATTGAGCGTCAGCCTCCTGCTGGAGATGCACGTGAGGTAGACATTCATGATACAGCTCCTAGTAGCTCGCAACAGACAGCGCCCCCTATCTCTCAGAAGCGTCCTCGTGAG GATGAGACTGGTGGTCCTGAGGAGGATACCGCAGTACTTGTCCCCCCTAAACGTCCACGTGAG GAGGTTCAGTCTACTGGTGATATTCCAGCCACCCATGCTCCTACACATGTATCTATTCCCCCTCAG GTTGAGGTTCAGTCTACTGGTGATGTTCCACCCGCCACTGCTCCTACACCTGTATCCATTGCCTCTCAG GTTGAGGTTCAATCTCCTGCTGATGTTCCACCCACCACTGCTCCGACACCTGTATCCATTCCCCCTCAG TTGCAGGTTGATTATACTACTCCAACACCATTCCACAGATCTATGACATTTCAACCTATTCCACTAAAG ATGCCTATTACTCCAGAATCTTTAGAGGCCTCTTCCTCCCTTGTCACTCCATATGTACATTTGGGCATAGGCGAGTCTTCTGTTCCTAGTGAGCTACGGGACATGTTTGAT ATGGACTCAATTGAAGATTTGGCGGAGGATGCGGCGAAACGAGGTGGTCCTGAGCGGCGTGGTGATATGACAAGGCCACTAAAAAATCGGAAAGTGAGGTGGTTGTATCGGCATTTCTGGAGTTTAGAGGTTGATTACATTTGA
- the LOC141719267 gene encoding protein FAR1-RELATED SEQUENCE 5-like, producing MASYLFDYSSSSSDHNDFNYVTPPTKKRVYRKIFNDDEVIDVDSIEDKVNDPGKRKTHSDDDVGFGWKNHDVHGDSDDSNDSFNGDDDDKINDENFIGNMNDVVPFVGMMFDSLDEAESFYRGYGRSIGFEIIIRSSHKHSRNGGISSRLYICRKGGRLGPKPLKVEDRAKGKRPRDVIPRTCCRSRMCVAHKVSSNKWEVTKVNLEHNHAMVTSDKVNFMQRSRNIDPFTRSLIELFNKSGIETPKVMNLLSETCGGIEKIGFSAQDVRNVIRDIRRRIFDSGDAECGLVLLRDLQKQSDGNFFYRVDVDEENRVRGLVWVDPRSLNAYKNFGDVVTFDSTYRTNRYDMPFIPITGVNHHYQNILFGFALIRDEKETTYRWVLKTWLEAVDNKPPITIITDQDIALSNAIYEVMPNTNHTYCTWHISSKFSEKLSTLYTQYSEFKTDFNACIYKSLSPTKFEGRWEDLKEKYDLENHNWLNDMYAIRRQWVFAFTKQHFAAGMTTTSRSESMNSFFDEYVKASTGLKEYIENSQKALDSQYLREVQADFDTEYKERRLFSNSSIEIHASKIYTKEMFKRFQKELQKSQSFVVKSMKGCGDYLSKMYLVEKSTLPEINRRNFFLKVSIDGSYSCTCKKFEHSGMICRHMIRYLNKK from the coding sequence ATGGCTtcttatttatttgattattcaAGTTCATCTAGTGATCATAAcgattttaattatgttaccccCCCCACAAAAAAGAGGGTTTATCGTAAAATCTTTAATGATGATGAAGTAATAGATGTTGATAGTATTGAAGATAAAGTTAATGATCCGGGGAAGCGAAAAACGCATAGTGATGATGATGTTGGATTCGGTTGGAAGAATCACGATGTTCACGGTGATTCCGATGATAGTAATGATTCTTTTAATGGCGATGATGATGATAAAATTAATGATGAAAATTTTATTGGAAATATGAATGATGTAGTTCCTTTTGTTGGTATGATGTTTGATTCGTTGGATGAAGCGGAAAGTTTTTATCGAGGTTATGGTCGAAGTATAGGGTTCGAGATAATTATTCGAAGTAGTCATAAGCATTCAAGAAATGGTGGTATATCGTCACGTTTGTATATATGTCGAAAGGGTGGAAGATTGGGCCCAAAACCCTTGAAAGTTGAAGATAGGGCTAAAGGGAAACGACCTCGAGATGTTATTCCTCGAACTTGTTGTCGTTCTCGTATGTGTGTTGCTCACAAAGTAAGCTCAAACAAATGGGAAGTAACCAAGGTCAACCTAGAGCACAATCATGCTATGGTTACATCGGATAAGGTAAATTTCATGCAAAGATCACGCAACATAGATCCGTTTACCCGATCTTTGATTGAGTTATTCAACAAATCGGGTATCGAGACCCCGAAAGTGATGAATTTACTTAGTGAGACGTGTGGTGGTATTGAAAAAATTGGTTTTTCCGCTCAAGACGTACGAAATGTAATACGTGACATTCGAAGACGGATTTTTGATTCCGGTGATGCAGAGTGTGGATTGGTTTTGTTACGAGACTTGCAAAAACAAAGTGATGGCAATTTTTTCTACCGAGTGGATGTGGATGAGGAGAATCGGGTTAGGGGTTTGGTGTGGGTTGATCCTCGTTCGCTTAACGCGTACAAGAATTttggagatgtggtgactttcgACTCGACATATCGGACTAATAGGTATGACATGCCTTTTATTCCAATTACGGGAGTGAATCACCACTACCAAAATATTTTGTTTGGATTTGCACTTATAAGGGACGAGAAAGAGACTACTTATAGATGGGTTTTGAAGACTTGGTTGGAAGCGGTCGATAACAAGCCACCTATTACCATTATTACGGATCAAGACATCGCTTTAAGTAATGCCATTTATGAGGTTATGCCTAACACCAACCATACATATTGTACGTGGCATATTAGTAGCAAGTTTTCCGAGAAACTATCTACTTTGTATACTCAATACTCGGAGTTCAAGACGGATTTTAATGCATGTATCTACAAGTCATTGTCACCAACGAAATTTGAAGGTAGGTGGGAGGACTTGAAagagaaatatgatcttgaaaatCACAATTGGCTAAATGATATGTATGCAATTAGACGGCAATGGGTTTTTGCTTTCACGAAACAACATTTTGCTGCCGGTATGACTACCACCTCAAGGAGCGAGTCTATGAATTCATTTTTTGATGAGTATGTGAAAGCGTCGACCGGTTTGAAAGAATACATTGAGAATTCACAAAAAGCTTTGGACTCACAATATTTACGGGAGGTTCAAGCCGATTTTGACACCGAGTACAAGGAAAGGAGACTATTCTCTAACTCGTCAATAGAGATACATGCCTCCAAGATATACACAAAAGAGATGTTTAAGCGATTTCAAAAAGAGCTTCAAAAAAGTCAATCTTTTGTTGTGAAAAGCATGAAAGGTTGTGGAGATTATCTTTCAAAGATGTATTTGGTAGAAAAGTCCACCTTGCCGGAGATTAATAGAAGGAATTTTTTCTTGAAGGTTTCCATCGACGGGAGTTATTCTTGTACATGTAAAAAATTTGAACATTCCGGGATGATTTGTAGACACATGATCCGTTACCTTAACAAGAAATAA